A genome region from Marasmius oreades isolate 03SP1 chromosome 5, whole genome shotgun sequence includes the following:
- a CDS encoding uncharacterized protein (CAZy:CBM13): protein MGLIQCLDSSFPLVFLPSPFISTPLRARTMRYVTSVLALSLLVGVANAQIVRQLQSTNPDFRAAGKQGCISTSENANGAPVIIHDCNNEDVSKHSWAVSPWIVGPQSFPSIPSLMKIFGDKCLDVKDGMNADGTKLQLWTCDPGNTNQLWISQTDNSWNWAGTNKCIDLTDGNISDGNQLQLWTCVSGSSNQQFGNYQVPNDRSERQLLYAGDANSDDIVCMTATSNTDGARVVLGDCSDGSGRTSAFPDGTQWFTAPQDPLSGLIETFDGSKCLDLPDGDATNGKKLQIWSCVEGSLNQQFKILNPWPWAITWAGSGNKCLQIPNGNFTEGNEIEIWDCDSTKVSQHWF from the exons ATGGGGCTCATTCAATGCCTTGACTCTTCATTCCCCCTCGTGTTCTTACCCTCACCTTTCATTTCAACTCCCCTTCGTGCTCGAACGATGCGTTACGTTACTTCTGTTCTGGCACTTTCTCTCTTGGTGGGCGTTGCCAATGCTCAGATAGTCAGGCAGCTTCAGAGCACTAATCCCGATT TCAGGGCAGCGGGTAAACAGGGATGTATTTCGACTTCAGAAAACGCGAATGGCGCTCCCGTTATCATTCATGACTGCAACAACGAAGACGTTTCGAAACATTCTTGGGCCGTTTCCCCTTGGATTGTTGGTCCACAGTCTTTTCCGAGTATCCCTTCTTTGATGAAGATTTTTGGCGATAAG TGTCTCGACGTCAAAGATGGAATGAATGCCGACGGGACCAAGCTTCAGCTATGGACCTGTGACCCTGGAAACACCAATCAACTGTGGATTTCTCAGACAGACAACAGCTGGAATTGGGCTGGAACGAACAAGTGTATTGATCTCACCGACGGTAACATCTCGGATGGAAACCAGCTCCAATTGTGGACTTGCGTTTCTGGTTCGAGCAATCAGCAATTTGGGAATTATCAAGTTCCCAACGATCGCTCTGAGAGGCAGTTGCTCTATGCGGGCGATGCTAATT CCGACGATATCGTCTGTATGACTGCTACTTCCAACACGGACGGTGCACGCGTCGTCCTTGGCGACTGCAGCGACGGCAGTGGTCGTACCTCCGCGTTCCCTGACGGAACCCAATGGTTCACGGCCCCTCAGGATCCCCTCAGCGGTCTCATCGAGACCTTCGATGGTTCCAAGTGCCTCGACCTCCCAGACGGAGACGCGAcgaacgggaagaaattgcaGATTTGGAGCTGTGTTGAGGGAAGCTTGAACCAACAGTTCAAGATTTTGAATCCTTGGCCGTGGGCAATTACATGGGCCGGCTCCGGCAACAAGTGTCTCCAGATACCCAATGGCAATTTCACCGAAGGCAATGAG ATTGAGATTTGGGATTGTGATAGCACCAAAGTCAGCCAACATTGGTTTTAA